CCGGTCACGGCCTAGTACGCGTGCTCGAAGCAAACACTTCTGGGTGCCTGTCGATGGACTCCCGCCGTCCTACTCTGTCGCGGGCTCGAAAGCGCCAAGCCGAGATCGACGTCAACTGGACGGCCCCACCCAGATTTTCGGCCCATCAGGGTGGGGTCTCAAGGCCCCCGGACTACTCTGTCGGAACTGCTCTGTCGGAGCCGCCGCGGGCGGTGCGTCCGGTCAGGCGCTCGGCCTCGTCCAGGCCATCGTGAAGCAGGTCGGGACGTCCGCGGGCACCGAGCCCCGGCGGTACTCCCGCGGCGACCGGCCGACGATGTCGCGGAAGGTGCGGCTGAACGTCCCCGGGCTGCCGAAGCCCACCTCGAAGCAGATGTCCGTCACGCTGCGGTCGGTCTCCCGCAGCAGGAACATCGCCCGCTCGACCCGGCGGCGCTGCAGGTAGCGGTGCGGTGTCTCGCCGAACACGGCCCGGAAGGTGCGCGCGAAGTGCGCCGGCGACACATGGGCGATCCGGGCCAGCGCCGGGACGTCGAGCGGCTGCGCGTACCGGCGGTCCATGGCGTCCCGGGCCCGGAGCATGCGGCGGTTGGTGTCTTCGGCGGCGCGGCTCACGGCACCATCCCATCACGTTCCCGGGCCGTCGGAACAGCGCTGACCGCGGGGCCCCGGAGCCCGGGCCCGGACGCGAACCTGCTGATGGCCCGTCACCCGTTGGACGCCCCCGTCCGGGATTTCCGTCCGGACCGCCGCACACCGCCGTCACCTGCGCAAACGGCCGATCGGTGACGTGGGACACGCCCGCTCGGACGGCCCGGCCGACCGTCCGTCAGGCTACCGCGCTGACGGACCGTCGGTTTCCTCGGGCTGAGGGCACGGCACCGCACCCGGCAGACCGCCCGACCACGTGCCCGTCGGAGGACATCCATGCAGATTGCACGCGCCGCCATCGGTTCCGCCCTGGCTCTCGGCGCCCTCGCCCTGTCGGCCCCCTCGGCGGCCGCCGACGACTCCGGGATCCGCATCGATCCCGGCAACGCGAGCCCGGGCTCGACCGTCACCGTCAGCACGGAGGCCTGTGGTCCGGATGTGACGTACGGCAAGGGCGAGTCCGAGGTCGGCGGCCAGTTCCACCTCTTCCAGGGCGACCGCGCGGGCATCCTCGTCGGCACCTTCGAGGTGCCCGCGGACGCCGAGCCCGGCAGCAGCAAGGTCACGGTGAAGTGCCCGCCGCGGATCCAGGTGACGGACACCGTCGAGATCAGCCGCCGTCCCAGCGGTGCGGTCGCCGCCGGCGGCGGAGGCACGTCGGGCGCCGACGGCGCCCGGGTCGCGCTGGGCGGCGTGCTGCTGGCCGGTGCGGCGGCGGGCGGTGCGGTCAAGGTCCGCCGCCGGCTGCTCCTCGGCCGGGCCTGACCGGCCGGCCCCGCTGCCCGGCGCCCCGGACGCACCTGTCCGGGGCGCCGGGCCGTCCCGCCTTTCCGCGCGAACGAAGGGCCCGATCACCATGGACACCCGGCACGACACCTCCGCCCCCGGACGGCTGCCCACCCCGTCGGCCCTCCTGCTGGGCTGCGCGCTCGCGACCGGGATCCTGCTGATCGGACAGGGGACGCACCCCGAGCGGCCACCGCAGCCCTCCGCCGCCCAGGCCTTCCCGAGCCAGAGCCCGACCACCACCGCACCGGCCCTTGCACCGGCCACCGCACCGCCGTCCACCGCACCGGCGAGCGCCTCCGCCTCGACCCCCGCCCTGCCGTCCCCTGCCGAGCCGGAGACCCTCCGGCCGCTGCCGCCGTCGGACCCGGTCCGGCTGCGGATCCCCGCCATCGGAGTCGACGCCCCGATGACCGGACTGGACCTCGACGCGGCCGGAGCACTGCAACCGCCGTCCGCCGACAGCCCGAACCTCACGGGCTGGTACCGCGGCGGCGCCTCCCCCGGCTCGTCCGGCACGGCCATCGCGACCGGGCACGTGGACACCCGCAGCGGTCCCGCCGTCTTCTTCCGGCTCGGCGCCCTGCCCAAGGGGAGCACCGTCGAGGTCACCCGGGCCGACGGCAGCACGGCGGTGTTCACCGTCGACGCGGTCGAGGTCTACGACAAGAAGGCCTTCCCCGACGACAAGGTCTACGGCAACACCTCCGGGCTGCCGGAACTTCGGGTGATCACCTGCGGCGGCGGCTACACGAAGCCGACCGGCTACCTCGGCAACGTCGTCGTGTACGCCACCCTCACCGGCACCGAGTGGCTCGGTCGCCGGTGACCCCCCAGAAGTACAGATCCTCCGGCCGGCCGACCTACCGGGCAGTACCACCTCCGCCGCGGCCCGCCCCTTTTCGCCTGCTGAGACGGTCCGGCGGACCGCGGCGGATGTGTGGAACAGTCCTCGGCGGGCGGCCTGGGCCCGGGGCCAGGTCATGGTTGGGCCGCAGGCCGCCCGCTCGATCGCCGGTACGGGACAACCTTTGGCCTTGCGCCTGACCGGCGGTGCGATCTGCTCGGACCTGCATGGGTCACGCCGGTGGCGGTGGCGGATTCCGAGGTCCGTCAGTGGCGCGGCGCCGCTTCAGATGCAAGTTCAGATGCAAGTACATCCATGAGCCGCCCGAGGCCAGGGCGCCGGGCAGAACGGGCACGAGGACGTCGGCGGCATCACGATCTGTCAGCATCCAAGCCACCCCATCGTCCGCCGCGCGCGTCCACCTCATGTGACGGTAGCCCCTCCCGAGCGGGCGCACAGCGCCTTTACCGCACAAAAGGGCACACCCGGCCCGGCCGGCGGCCCGGCCCGGGCTTCAGGGCTCTCCGTGGGTGACGACCGCGGCCGTTCCGTGCAGCACAAGGCCCTGGAGTCGGGCCGCCTCCAGGCTCCGTCCGAAGGCCTCGGCCTGTTCGAGCGGGTCGAGGCCCATCAGCCCGGGCGGCCAGGTGCCGGGCGGGACGACGAGGACCAGGACGCCGGTCGGTTCGGCCGCGGCGGACGTCCAGACCGGGGAGGCCGCCACCGGCGGGTGGGGCTCCCAGACGCCACGCCCGCCGACCAGGACCAGCCGCTCGAACCAGCCTTCGCGGACCTCCACCACGCCCGTGGTCGTGGGCGGGTTGCCGGCCGCCAGCATGAACCCGCTGTCCAGGGCGTCCTGGACGAGTTCTCCGTACCAGTCCTCGCCGACCTCGACGATCGCCTCCGCGGCCGACCTGCCCTCCGGCCCCTCACGTACCGCCAGCGCCCACACCATCGGCGCCGCCCGTCGCCCACCACCCGCATTCTCCGCCACACCCACCCAACGAGCGAGGCTGCGAAAGTGCACACCCGACCCGCCGAACGGCCCTGCGGCCCGACCGCAGCCGGCGCCGGTGACGCCGACCGGTTTGGCTAGGCTGCCGCCATGGCGCGCAAGCACGAGGCAGCGCGGCGGATGGTCGTCGGCGAGGAGACCTACGTCTGGTCGGTCCGGCACGACCACTCGCTCCGCGGCGAGGGCGACGAACGGCACTGCCGGACGCTGCTGACGGTGCGTCGGCCGGGCGGCACCGGGCGGCTCGTGCTGGCCTTCGAGGCGGGGCCGGGCCGGATGGTGGCGGAGGCCTTCATGCCGGCCGGCGCGGTCGAGACGGCGGACAGCCCGATGGTGAACCTCCACGAGCCCGGGACGGCCCGGGCCTTCCTCGACGCGGCGCTCGCCGGCGGCTGGGACCCGCAGGACCGCGCCACCCTCCTGGTGGACGGCTGGCCGCTGCTCCCGGGGGGCGCCGCCGAGCGTGCGGGTGCCGCCGGCCCGGGCCTCCAGGACCGCCCCTGACTCCGGGCTCAGCGCTTGAGCCGGCGGTAGCGCCGCATCAGCTCGGTGAGACGGTCCGGGTCGGCCGGCCCGTTGAGCTCGCCGAGGAGGTCGTCCGGGCAGTGCTCGTACAGGTCTCCCCACCAGCGGCGTGCCCGGTTGTCCCAGATCCGGTAGCCGCCGGGAACGCCCCGGGCCACGTACCGCCGCCTAGTAATGCCGCCGCCCCTCACCCTGGCTGCCCTCGCCCCGGCTGCCTTCACCCCGGCTGCCCTCGCCCCCGGGCCGGGTCACCCGGGGTTCCTGCCGGCGGACGAGGACGGTGACCTCACACCCGTGGGCGGCGAGCAGGCGTTCCCCGGGCAGGGCGGCGAGCGCGGTCACCGGCTGCGGCAACCGCAGGTCGGGGGCGGACGGACCACGGGTCG
The nucleotide sequence above comes from Streptomyces sp. TLI_235. Encoded proteins:
- a CDS encoding sortase family protein, with product MDTRHDTSAPGRLPTPSALLLGCALATGILLIGQGTHPERPPQPSAAQAFPSQSPTTTAPALAPATAPPSTAPASASASTPALPSPAEPETLRPLPPSDPVRLRIPAIGVDAPMTGLDLDAAGALQPPSADSPNLTGWYRGGASPGSSGTAIATGHVDTRSGPAVFFRLGALPKGSTVEVTRADGSTAVFTVDAVEVYDKKAFPDDKVYGNTSGLPELRVITCGGGYTKPTGYLGNVVVYATLTGTEWLGRR
- a CDS encoding AraC-like DNA-binding protein, which produces MSRAAEDTNRRMLRARDAMDRRYAQPLDVPALARIAHVSPAHFARTFRAVFGETPHRYLQRRRVERAMFLLRETDRSVTDICFEVGFGSPGTFSRTFRDIVGRSPREYRRGSVPADVPTCFTMAWTRPSA